In Phoenix dactylifera cultivar Barhee BC4 chromosome 11, palm_55x_up_171113_PBpolish2nd_filt_p, whole genome shotgun sequence, the following are encoded in one genomic region:
- the LOC103706784 gene encoding protein Barley B recombinant — MDDNGGLGMRNWAYYEQPLKRNLGLQLMSSVAERNAAKPLLPNGGFFHRDCSMPEPPVAMEFARDGWIGHRENKMVHMMPLNPNYSVLPDAHGAQAFPMLQPPEPPKEDKIPLMDDPGSRKEAPLKKKAQAKAPKPKKPKKVTAARNETSNGSVSRGRNVRKSLDVVINGIDLDISGIPTPVCSCTGARQQCYRWGVGGWQSACCTTSISMYPLPMSTKRRGARIAGRKMSQGAFKKVLEKLAGEGYNLSNPIDLKNYWAKHGTNKFVTIR, encoded by the coding sequence ATGGATGATAATGGGGGACTGGGTATGCGGAATTGGGCCTACTATGAGCAGCCCTTGAAGAGAAATTTAGGGCTGCAGCTCATGTCATCGGTGGCTGAGCGCAATGCCGCGAAGCCGCTCCTCCCCAATGGGGGGTTCTTCCACCGTGACTGCAGCATGCCCGAGCCGCCTGTGGCGATGGAGTTTGCGAGGGATGGTTGGATCGGCCACCGGGAGAACAAGATGGTCCACATGATGCCTCTGAATCCCAATTACTCAGTCCTGCCTGATGCCCATGGAGCGCAGGCCTTCCCGATGCTGCAGCCGCCCGAGCCACCCAAAGAGGACAAGATCCCACTGATGGATGATCCTGGAAGCAGAAAGGAGGCACCTTTGAAGAAGAAGGCCCAGGCTAAGGCACCAAAGCCAAAGAAACCCAAGAAAGTTACTGCCGCTAGGAACGAGACGAGCAATGGCTCAGTTTCGCGGGGGAGGAATGTTAGGAAGAGCTTGGATGTTGTTATTAATGGGATTGACTTGGATATCTCTGGGATTCCCACTCCGGTTTGCTCCTGCACAGGTGCTCGCCAGCAGTGCTATCGGTGGGGTGTTGGAGGTTGGCAGTCTGCATGCTGTACTACCAGCATTTCGATGTACCCACTGCCTATGAGCACGAAGAGGCGGGGAGCACGTATTGCAGGGCGAAAGATGAGCCAAGGGGCATTTAAGAAGGTGTTGGAGAAGCTTGCGGGAGAAGGATATAACCTCTCTAACCCAATTGACTTGAAGAATTACTGGGCCAAGCATGGAACCAACAAGTTTGTGACGATCAGGTAA
- the LOC103706783 gene encoding protein indeterminate-domain 16, whose protein sequence is MIGSPSPAPPQPLSINTSSNSSIGPQPFPSLHGVNTGKKKRRPAGTPDPDAEVISLSPRTLLESDRYVCEICNQGFQRDQNLQMHRRRHKVPWKLLKREAAEVRKRVFVCPEPSCLHHDPCHALGDLVGIKKHFRRKHSNHRQWVCARCSKAYAVQSDYKAHLKTCGTRGHSCDCGRVFSRVESFIEHQDACNGGRARVELGTLQPACLSTGTNFSKPRWPGLQMPNPATIFLHSDQSPSPTPGTHNIELQLLPPSNTKPASLPSSALPPTSEEAQATKLQLSIGLGGDRPPPEEPGLATMRLKEEAREQLRLAMAEKALADEARQQAKRQIELAEQEFANAKRIRHQAHAELNRAHALRDHAVKQINSTLLQITCYACKQQFQAKPIVASDENSLVASYMSSVVTEGEEENDDQNQQQKISST, encoded by the exons ATGATAGGCTCTCCTTCACCGGCTCCGCCGCAACCTCTCAGCATCAACACCTCCTCCAACTCCTCCATCGGCCCTCAACCCTTCCCTTCCTTGCACGGTGTCAACaccggaaagaagaagagaaggccggCCGGCACTCCAG ACCCCGACGCCGAGGTGATATCGTTGTCGCCGAGGACGTTGCTGGAGTCGGATCGATATGTGTGTGAGATCTGCAACCAGGGGTTCCAGCGGGACCAGAACCTGCAGATGCACCGGCGGCGGCACAAGGTGCCGTGGAAGCTGCTGAAGCGGGAGGCGGCGGAGGTGCGGAAGCGGGTCTTCGTGTGCCCGGAGCCGAGCTGCCTGCACCACGACCCGTGCCACGCCCTCGGGGACCTCGTCGGCATCAAGAAGCACTTCCGGCGCAAGCACAGCAACCACCGGCAGTGGGTTTGCGCAAGGTGCTCCAAGGCCTACGCCGTCCAGTCCGACTACAAGGCCCACCTCAAGACCTGCGGCACCCGCGGCCATTCCTGCGACTGTGGCCGTGTCTTTTCCAG GGTGGAGAGCTTCATAGAGCACCAAGATGCATGCAATGGCGGCCGAGCCAGAGTCGAGCTTGGGACGCTCCAGCCTGCATGCCTCTCAACTGGCACCAACTTCAGCAAACCACGGTGGCCTGGTCTACAAATGCCGAATCCCGCCACCATCTTCCTCCACTCTGATCAAAGTCCCTCACCCACGCCCGGCACCCACAACATTGAGCTCCAGCTTCTGCCCCCATCCAATACCAAGCCCGCAAGCCTCCCCTCTTCCGCTCTCCCCCCTACCTCCGAGGAGGCACAAGCCACCAAACTGCAGCTCTCCATCGGCCTCGGTGGCGATCGGCCACCTCCAGAGGAGCCAGGATTGGCAACCATGAGGCTCAAGGAGGAGGCAAGAGAGCAGCTGAGGCTAGCAATGGCGGAGAAGGCATTGGCGGACGAGGCGAGGCAGCAGGCCAAGCGGCAGATAGAATTGGCTGAGCAAGAATTCGCAAATGCTAAAAGAATAAGGCATCAAGCACACGCGGAGCTTAATAGAGCGCACGCCCTTCGGGACCATGCCGTGAAGCAGATCAACTCGACACTGCTCCAGATTACATGCTATGCATGCAAGCAGCAGTTCCAGGCTAAGCCTATTGTGGCTTCTGATGAGAATTCTCTAGTAGCAAGCTATATGTCGTCAGTGGTGACCGAAGGTGAGGAGGAGAATGATGACCAAAACCAGCAGCAAAAGATTTCTAGCACATAG